One Pseudorca crassidens isolate mPseCra1 chromosome 21, mPseCra1.hap1, whole genome shotgun sequence DNA segment encodes these proteins:
- the TEX15 gene encoding LOW QUALITY PROTEIN: testis-expressed protein 15 (The sequence of the model RefSeq protein was modified relative to this genomic sequence to represent the inferred CDS: inserted 5 bases in 4 codons; substituted 2 bases at 2 genomic stop codons), with product MEMKKTAKYKMPWKMNSTTEPLFVTGIDVNPLKKFTIPKIRRTAEKVYLSPCCTNTREYNFIHDTLNQCRLDVSCDLQSSWQFGDTKLIHNEELEKNFTSKRSEMRGNGRHGRELEEHFCFLALPQSDVAEIYQNGISTRTSTLKILGNPLLGIYIFRHVDVALNFAHSRSITVESIIIFKVLFGKVKKIQPSVDKNKVSLDPSPNFDCHMSRSVPSLKDTIELQAYSSAVYFYEYDDLSKPVDKPRQCLPYAIVTVKFIGQKVDKGHLMTSLRLLSTGFPKRAERTWSLNNCTVAKRIGKGKDATVIFEHFRKPIDPFVQENCSCSALNSEINPYNSNISNSYGNVQNGNISVLEAYSGQMEHNSAECRDTSQVHAYDSGPSFIPSDTRESVNNDDLLNLTHLKDVLSGFAPAFPLHNNIGSSTVITSKLIKDPRLMKREESMGKHNTITGLNEILPLEKSLDFANSEINLSSMPTNRASSSEVMPGDQTVLTNYLDAPCFKISLNESQTQAHNMGYKTYDCTAPSKITMAEQCKSHDNFSFPMCVSNVVSEVEIQEHSGEKAQRSQQRSNIPILIEQNSEPRDSYESVNTCTKVYNSHISPEPQSSNFKTVYQTGHQMPTLFPLESKESIHENIQDIGKMRNFTGPEDNSKHEEKQNVWKESDNSFTNKTKISPVDSYISLHQDNKENENLDYLVENCDQILITQGLEKPKSFSSTTEEKYELDHLALEIENHLTPRLENLSQKHPQHSLEYKDNVHTSFTISQKRMELKLEKPDQNCVSVMTDALQEAKDIPQAKQLPAVTSSHDIKTAHNANCSIARENICVKRRNGNDPVSLANSERDCKENSQVNSKGQDHTQFCNSQLNSDVHLNVDCREQRDNDKENQNEAEVEDIALSTENNIGNIHGDEKQSFHANKNFTTVDERRENKDYNSIEILSSEEFSTTFNLTWGKKYVSTESTLLENEGTVTAINEKDTGRTVEHLVSTTFPQVAGSSGHVASHAVVQVADAPVPALGTNLEDHPRYQFKETCSSEGPDFGLLVKYRVSDCETDMDKNQLHNSFHQSVSDNSVLQSIKLDNEIEVGSERSDSAFLFQQDAHSHGNVLYEDFGASYETLKSRIGWEGLLGSTNGKTEVLKSTTRRENSDQHYSEESSFYFSTAKNKAELFNPILLPDLEITITNIFMQGFSPAVESLALKDNSCKYRTEAIKSEIKEEEEEVPRFEIHSQCSGENSHHPSEGEFGNVRQVSGLVSKSETSLSEKQNKGPLVTEPSNVTTVNNESRCSFTKSKTDCNDTGSKKDTESSISQRKPHTPFRDQNIPHKDLRHHELCGNRRRLTSQDLLERFSSLSQGRIETSSRSEKHIRSVPDILTSEASLCKSRCLSRKLDRAVRHLKKAHRRVHTSLQLIAKVGEKRKGPLPKAYAVICDNFWESCDLQGYSSVSERRYYSTKQFLSKRKYDKPGEKRALGFEVDKSLTHVSNHKSYKTSGERVTKCLSEKNVSGVSRSPTTIRVRGYCDGEYPESQLALCSRSQSTGQSAYSTSSLRNPRSSELQPFSRKTGCLSSPDCPDEKLTKRENQIDAEFLSNVSKYEKLKNHSAHGNIKGTTKENNSEANEVISKRNSVSLTCIKESNVNFSVDKNYDATCIAHTKVKTDAVISVLESSVTHVFNIDINKPNNLILSGYTRNLEVNFPIEKWTAPNESSKPGIITGNFLMDPLNLTLIKSKKCNSIPQLLSATLVTDSEGESSQSYLNKQSIFAVDSSAVSTIVPHCQQGCAGKELLKTEHCSSSNSFRIDGNGTNVIENSELDFTSVSEESKDNMMKKLFSHDSFLLLKDNIKGSSSPKCIAKKDIQDRKMWKDKQAEKAKDSFHKTMAEGSSVKTEYKNQKNKTLEESSYLSEKTVKDNLVDSHLSIKGATEAVSLSNTASNQLNKRKKEEGKVSHDSQSDSAVHSGRACNSKPGIKGMNHMPLLHAHSETSNVSPPPKMPTSYVNELKEEHCLTNNLAPIAKIAQILKRADEASSLQILQEETKVCQNILPLFVEAFERKQECSFKQILISRDLLVEQNLWYNCRRKLKPCALDSFVELQMMMETIQFIENKTRLLGGEPTFRSLLWYDETLYSELLGRPRGFQQQSNFYPAFQGRLKYHAFCELQNYHDQLVEVFEETKREISSYYMFLKYKRQINECEAVMKHCSDCFDFSLSVPFTCGVNFGDSLGDLESLRKSTLNLISIYGDSPQKDSCPGKQDHLWIIIEMISSKVNFIKSNEAVSIKISLYGLEHIFFDAAKSLVWKEKRESFCKKYSGKNSKEILLKINEHAFSKLQKICDTLCKGLSSECISSTGLENTMIASRKSNALVNKATISIENSRFNSTLLSYPDICCISEILDQAEFADFKKLQELTLRCTDHLEILKKYFQLLQEDNIDNIFITQENVLDMVKNHNHEAVILKPAAIETYIEIVMLSETVHFLKNSMAKKLDKQRFRGMLWFDLSLLPELVQCQEEMTSFSFLKDNSTDCLWKVIETAISELKNDLDIIYKYNEAVNCSYALHLLSRELEELSEIKTLLKKSKYSLSTYIDFVPCIASINYGSTVTELEYNYTQFSTLLKNVMAAPRKDLGKMAHVMKVMKTIEDMKIICAKNAKLTISFILCQMRHNRKKTLHLERKEEMNIHVKPRKNINKSSTCVKVPSVSQCIMKNVSNSSKKRPFTVDECEDPQEQDENITVSSCKKQKVNMKDVTKINREKATFKHPRTMRSHPESENEIGPSSSDNLKRNHVSPKKVEIQLSLPGSLLPLKNLKDTCMSKLEGKIDXGSLNNMKERNVNFSVAETKSDXDCSPLAISDQKRVDGTLSKDQEITSQKFLKNSSDPAEKSCLSDIKPETDASLLPDASVLSKPVFXFVRDINANLEMHDTDFEPQDNEIPNSSIKNSKCTSSPEPIHVQNKIPVLXNKTQPAKTESEEKHRKDTLNSSTTPVEASENMTLNVNQTVEYSFSEQXNSKVLTQNAATYWNEIPQSACTPVYNSSEQSFGTSYPHSASCVYRYSSSNGSSITPTYQGITSYEVQPPPFGMLTAVTSXQNTHSNLLYSPYFGYFAGERQANDFVPVSGHFQTQMPVYNFQQPIFSQYVYYQPVTAYPCFPDLKVLPEVPWT from the exons AAAGAACATGGTCTCTGAATAACTGTACAGTGGCCAAAAGaattggaaaaggaaaagatgctACTGTCATCTTTGAGCATTTCAGGAAACCTATAGATCCATTTGTTCAGGAAAACTGTTCATGCAGTGCACTAAATTCAGAGATAAATCCTTACAACTCAAATATTTCTAACTCCTATGGAAATGTGCAAAATGGAAACATTTCTGTACTTGAAGCATACAGTGGACAGATGGAGCACAATTCAGCAGAATGTAGAGACACTTCTCAAGTACATGCATATGATTCAGGTCCTTCATTTATTCCCAGTGATACCAGAGAAAGTGTTAATAATGATGACCTCTTAAATTTGACACATCTTAAAGATGTTTTAAGTGGTTTTGCTCCTGCTTTTCCCCTTCATAACAATATTGGCTCAAGCACAGTTATTACTTCAAAACTCATCAAAGACCCAAGACTgatgaagagagaagaaagcatgGGAAAACATAATACTATTACaggtttaaatgagattttgCCATTGGAGAAGAGTTTAGATTTTGCTAATTCAGAAATAAACCTATCATCTATGCCAACTAATCGTGCCTCATCATCTGAAGTCATGCCTGGTGATCAGACTGTTCTTACTAATTATTTGGATGCCCCTTGCTTCAAAATCTCTTTGAATGAGTCACAAACCCAGGCTCACAACATGGGCTATAAGACCTATGATTGTACAGCTCCCAGTAAAATTACCATGGCAGAACAGTGTAAGAGCCACGATAATTTTTCCTTCCCAATGTGTGTGTCAAATGTAGTCTCAGAAGTTgaaatccaagaacacagtggaGAAAAAGCTCAGAGATCCCAGCAGAGAAGCAACATTCCAATTTTAATTGAACAAAATAGTGAGCCACGTGACTCTTACGAATCAGTGAATACTTGTACAAAAGTATATAATAGTCACATCTCTCCAGAACCACAGTCTTCtaattttaaaactgtatatCAGACTGGTCACCAAATGCCTACGCTTTTTCCACTCGAAAGCAAAGAAAGCATACATGAGAACATTCAAGATATTGGAAAGATGAGAAACTTCACTGGGCCAGAAGACAATTCCAAAcatgaagaaaagcaaaatgtatgGAAAGAAAGTGATAATTCTTTtactaataaaacaaaaatcagtccAGTAGATAGTTACATTTCTTTGCATCAAGACAACAAAGAGAATGAGAATCTTGATTATTTGGTGGAAAATTGTGATCAAATATTAATTACTCAAGGGTTAGAAAAGCCAAAATCTTTCTCATCTACCACAGAGGAGAAGTATGAGCTAGATCACCTAGCATTGGAAATAGAAAATCATCTTACTCCAAGACTGGAGAACCTTTCACAAAAGCATCCTCAGCACTCTTTAGAGTACAAAGATAACGTTCACACAAGTTTTACCATTTCTCAAAAACGGATGGAACTGAAATTGGAAAAACCAGATCAAAACTGTGTTAGCGTTATGACTGATGCTTTGCAGGAAGCAAAAGACattcctcaggccaaacaactaccGGCCGTTACTTCATCTCATGACATTAAAACAGCTCATAATGCAAATTGCAGCATAGCTAGAGAAAATATATGTGttaaaaggagaaatggaaatgatcCAGTGTCCTTAGCGAACAGTGAAAGAGACTGCAAAGAAAATTCTCAAGTTAACAGTAAAGGTCAAGATCACACTCAGTTCTGTAATTCACAGTTGAACAGTGATGTGCACCTGAATGTTGATTGCAGAGAACAGAGAGATAATGATAAAGAAAACCAGAATGAGGCTGAAGTGGAAGACATTGCTTTGTCTACAGAaaacaacatagggaatatacaTGGAGATGAGAAGCAGAGTTTTCATGCAAACAAAAATTTTACCACTGTAGATGAAAGGAGGGAGAATAAAGATTACAATAGCATAGAAATTCTGAGTTCTGAAGAATTTTCTACTACATTTAATttgacttggggaaaaaaatatgtgtCCACAGAATCTACATTATTAGAAAATGAAGGTACCGTAACTGCCATAAACGAAAAAGATACTGGAAGGACTGTAGAGCATTTGGTTTCCACAACATTTCCCCAGGTTGCAGGTTCTTCAGGGCATGTAGCCTCACATGCTGTAGTTCAGGTAGCTGATGCTCCAGTGCCGGCGTTAGGCACAAATCTCGAAGATCACCCAAGATACCAGTTTAAAGAAACTTGTTCTTCTGAGGGTCCAGATTTTGGTTTGTTAGTAAAATATAGGGTTTCTGATTGTGAAACAGATATGGATAAAAATCAATTACACAACTCATTTCATCAGTCGGTAAGTGACAACTCAGTTCTTCAAAGCATCAAATTGGATAATGAGATTGAAGTAGGATCAGAACGGAGTGACAGTGCTTTTCTATTTCAACAGGATGCTCATAGCCATGGAAATGTACTCTATGAAGATTTCGGGGCCTCATACGAGACTCTGAAGTCTCGCATCGGTTGGGAAGGTCTGTTAGGAAGCACTAATGGGAAGACAGAAGTTTTGAAAAGCACCACAAGGAGGGAGAATAGCGATCAGCATTACTCTGAGGAAAGTAGTTTTTACTTCTctacagcaaaaaacaaagcaGAGCTCTTCAACCCAATTTTACTTCCTGATCTAGAAATTACGATTACTAATATATTTATGCAAGGATTCAGTCCTGCTGTTGAATCCCTTGCATTGAAAGATAATTCCTGCAAATATAGAACTGAAgccataaaatcagaaataaaggaggaggaggaagaagttcCACGATTTGAAATTCATTCCCAGTGTTCTGGTGAAAATTCACATCATCCATCGGAAGGTGAATTTGGTAATGTAAGGCAAGTATCAGGACTAGTGAGTAAATCTGAAACCTCACtttctgaaaagcaaaacaaGGGACCTTTGGTTACTGAACCTTCTAATGTCACAACAGTAAATAACGAAAGCAGGTGTTCCTTTACAAAGTCAAAAACCGATTGTAATGATACTGGAAGTAAAAAGGACACAGAATCAAGCATTAGCCAAAGAAAGCCACATACACCTTTTAGGGACCAGAATATACCACATAAAGATTTAAGACATCACGAACTTTGTGGGAATAGGAGGAGGCTAACCAGTCAGGACTTGTTGGAACGTTTTTCTTCATTATCCCAAGGACGAATTGAAACCTCTTCACGGTCAGAAAAACACATTAGGAGTGTCCCGGATATTCTAACTAGTGAAGCATCTTTATGCAAAAGCAGATGTCTTTCCAGAAAACTTGACAGAGCTGTTCGTCACTTAAAAAAAGCTCACAGAAGAGTTCACACGTCTTTGCAGCTTATAGCTAaagtgggagaaaaaagaaagggcccTTTACCAAAAGCATATGCAGTAATATGCGATAATTTCTGGGAAAGTTGTGACCTTCAAGGTTATAGTTCTGTGTCTGAAAGAAGATATTACTCCACTAAGCAATTTTTGTCAAAAAGAAAATACGACAAGCCTGGAGAGAAAAGGGCTTTGGGATTTGAAGTTGATAAATCATTAACTCATGTATCAAACCACAAGTCTTATAAAACAAGTGGAGAGAGAGTCACAAAGTGCCTTTCTGAGAAAAATGTGTCCGGTGTCTCCAGAAGTCCCACCACTATTCGCGTGAGAGGATATTGTGATGGAGAGTATCCTGAATCACAGTTAGCCCTCTGCTCCAGGTCCCAAAGTACAGGTCAGTCCGCTTATAGCACTAGCAGTCTGAGAAATCCCAGATCATCAGAACTTCAGCCCTTTTCTAGAAAAACTGGGTGTCTCTCTTCCCCAGACTGCCCAGATGAGAAACTaactaaaagagaaaatcaaatcgATGCAGAGTTTTTATCTAACGTTAGTAAATATGAAAAGCTTAAGAACCATTCAGCACATGGTAATATTAAGggtacaacaaaagaaaacaattctgaAGCTAATGAAGTAATAAGTAAAAGGAATTCAGTATCTTTAACTTGCATAAAAGAAAGCAACGTAAATTTTAGTGTGGACAAAAATTATGATGCAACTTGTATAGCCCACACAAAGGTGAAAACTGATGCAGTTATTTCAGTCTTAGAATCAAGTGTGACGcatgtttttaatattgatatCAACAAACCAAATAACCTTATTTTATCTGGTTATACAAGAAACCTGGAAGTAAATTTTCCTATAGAAAAATGGACAGCTCCTAATGAGAGCTCCAAACCAGGCATTATTACAGGAAACTTCCTTATGGACCCATTAAATCTAACTCTGATAAAAAGCAAAAAGTGTAACAGTATTCCTCAATTGTTATCAGCCACTCTAGTGACAGACAGTGAGGGAGAATCTTCACAATCTTACCTGAATAAACAGAGCATTTTTGCTGTAGATTCTTCAGCAGTGTCTACCATTGTACCACACTGTCAACAAGGATGTGCTGGAAAGGAGCTGCTAAAGACAGAACATTGCTCTTCAAGTAATTCCTTCCGCATAGACGGGAATGGAACAAATGTTATTGAGAATTCTGAGTTGGATTTCACATCAGTAAGTGAAGAAAGTAAGGACAATATGATGAAGAAACTATTTTCCCATGATAGTTTTCTGCTCTTAAAAGATAACATAAAGGGTTCTTCTTCCCCAAAATGTATTGCAAAGAAAGACATTCAGGACAGAAAAATGTGGAAAGATAAACAAGCAGAGAAAGCAAAAGATTCATTTCACAAAACCATGGCTGAAGGATCAAGTGTTAAGACTGAGtacaaaaatcaaaagaataagaCATTAGAAGAATCCTCCTACTTAAGTGAGAAAACAGTTAAAGACAACTTGGTCGATTCTCATTTAAGCATTAAAGGTGCTACTGAGGCAGTCTCTTTGAGTAACACTGCTTCTAATCAGcttaacaaaagaaagaaagaggaaggaaaagttaGTCATGACTCTCAGTCTGACTCCGCAGTGCACTCAGGAAGAGCCTGTAATTCCAAACCAGGCATTAAAGGAATGAATCATATGCCTCTTCTACATGCCCACTCTGAAACCTCCAACGTCTCTCCTCCTCCGAAGATGCCTACATCATACGTGAATGAATTAAAAGAAGAACATTGCTTAACTAATAATTTGGCTCCTATAGCTAAGATAGCTCAAATTTTGAAGAGGGCAGATGAAGCATCATCTTTGCAGATTCTACAGGAAGAAACTAAAGTTTGTCAAAATATTCTCCCTTTATTTGTTGAAGCttttgaaagaaaacaagaatgttCATTTAAACAAATCTTGATTTCAAGAGACCTGTTGGTAGAACAAAACCTGTGGTATAACTGCAGACGCAAATTAAAACCGTGTGCTCTTGACTCCTTTGTAGAACTTCAAATGATGATGGAAACTATTCAGttcattgaaaacaaaacaaggctCTTAGGAGGTGAGCCAACATTCCGAAGCTTGCTTTGGTATGATGAGACATTGTACAGTGAGCTGCTTGGCAGACCACGTGGGTTTCAACAACAATCCAATTTCTATCCTGCTTTTCAAGGCAGGTTAAAATATCATGCATTCTGTGAGTTGCAAAACTATCATGATCAGTTGGTTGAAGTGTTTGAAGAAACCAAAAGGGAAATCAGTTCATACTACATGTTCTTAAAATACAAACGACAGATTAATGAGTGTGAGGCAGTAATGAAACATTGTTCTGATTGctttgacttttctctttctgttccattTACCTGTGGAGTTAACTTTGGAGATAGTTTAGGAGACCTAGAATCCTTGAGAAAAAGTACATTAAATCTGATCAGTATATATGGGGACTCTCCCCAAAAAGATTCCTGTCCAGGAAAACAAGACCATCTATGGATTATTATAGAAATGATCTCCTCAAAAGTTAATTTTATCAAGAGCAATGAGGCAGTAAGTATTAAAATATCTCTTTATGGTCTGGAACATATCTTTTTTGATGCTGCAAAAAGTCTCgtttggaaagaaaagagagagtctTTCTGCAAAAAATACTCAGGAAAGAACAGCAAAGAAATACtactcaaaataaatgaacatgcTTTTTCTAAGTTGCAGAAGATATGTGATACGTTGTGTAAAGGTTTAAGCAGTGAATGCATTTCCAGTACTGGGCTTGAGAATACTATGATTGCTTCCAGAAAGTCAAATGCTCTAGTAAACAAAGCAACAATTAGCATAGAAAACTCTAGGTTTAACAGTACTTTGCTTTCATATCCAGATATCTGTTGTATTAGTGAAATATTGGATCAAGCTGAATTTGCAGACTTTAAAAAACTACAGGAACTCACTTTGAGATGTACCGATcacttagaaattttaaaaaaatactttcagtTGCTGCAAGAAGATAACATAGATAATATTTTTATCACACAAGAAAATGTTTTGGACATGGTGAAAAACCACAACCATGAGGCAGTAATTTTAAAACCTGCGGCCATTGAAACCTATATTGAAATCGTCATGCTCTCAGAAACAGTTCACTTTCTTAAAAACTCAATGGCAAAGAAACTAGACAAACAGAGGTTTCGAGGTATGCTTTGGTTTGATTTGTCACTTCTTCCTGAACTGGTTCAGTGCCAAGAAGAAAtgacttctttctcatttcttaaagATAATTCAACAGATTGTCTTTGGAAAGTGATAGAGACTGCTATTTCTGAACTTAAGAACGATCTGGATATTATCTACAAATATAATGAAGCTGTTAATTGCTCCTATGCTCTTCATTTGCTCTCAAGAGAACTTGAAgaactttcagaaataaaaacactTCTAAAGAAGTCTAAGTATTCTCTTTCCACATACATTGACTTTGTGCCATGTATAGCATCCATAAATTATGGAAGCACTGTGACAGAGTTAGAATACAACTACACTCAGTTTTCCACCCTGCTCAAAAATGTGATGGCTGCCCCTCGGAAGGACTTAGGGAAAATGGCCCATGTTATGAAAGTCATGAAAACTATTGAAGATATGAAGATAATATGTGCTAAAAATGCTAAATTAACCATTTCCTTTATCCTGTGCCAAATGCGACATAACAGAAAGAAGACTTTGCacctggagagaaaggaagaaatgaatattCATGTAAAACCTAGGAAGAATATCAACAAGTCCAGTACTTGTGTGAAGGTGCCCTCAGTTTCACAGTGCATAATGAAAAACGTTTCAAATTCCTCTAAAAAACGACCTTTCACTGTAGACGAGTGTGAAGACCCTCAGGAACAAGACGAAAATATTACCGTTTCCAGTTGTAAAAAACAAAAG gTTAACatgaaagatgtcacaaaaatcaacagagaaaagGCAACGTTCAAGCATCCAAG GACTATGAGATCTCATCccgaaagtgaaaatgaaataggACCAAGTTCATCTGACAATCTGAAAAGAAACCATGTCTCTCCAAAAAAAGTTGAAATTCAGCTATCACTACCTGGCTCACTTTTACCTTTAAAGAACCTAAAAGACACTTGTATGTCAAAGTTAGAGGGCAAAATAG AGGGAAGCTTAAATAAcatgaaggaaagaaatgtaaattttagtGTTGCTGAAACAAAAAGTG AAGATTGTTCTCCTTTGGCAATTTCTGACCAAAAACGTGTAGATGGTACACTTTCAAAAGACCAGGAGATAACTTCTCAGAAATTTCTTAAGAATTCCTCAGATCCTGCAGAGAAATCTTGTCTCTcagacataaaaccagaaactgaTGCTTCTCTTCTGCCTGATGCATCAGTGCTCTCAAAGCCTGTTTTCTAATTTGTGAGGGATATCAATGCCAATTTAGAAATGCATGACACTGACTTTGAACCTCAAGATAATGAAATACCAAATTCATccattaaaaattctaaatgcaCCAGTTCTCCAGAACCCATACATGTCCAGAACAAAATTCCTGTTC CAAATAAAACACAACCTGCAaaaactgagtcagaagaaaaacataggaaggatACATTGAATTCCAGTACTACACCTGTTGAAGCATCTGAGAACATGACCCTTAATGTGAATCAAACAGTAGAATACTCTTTTTCTGAACAATAGAATTCAAAAGTTTTAACTCAGAATGCTGCCACATATTGGAATGAAATTCCACAGTCTGCATGTACCCCAGTATATAATTCTTCTGAGCAGTCATTTGGAACTTCATATCCTCACTCTGCTTCGTGTGTTTATCGTTACAGCAGCAGCAATGGCAGTTCCATTACCCCGACATACCAGGGAATAACATCCTATGAAGTACAGCCACCTCCTTTTGGGATGTTGACTGCAGTTACAAG TCAAAATACGCATTCTAATCTTTTGTACTCTCCATATTTTGGTTACTTTGCTGGGGAACGACAAGCAAATGACTTTGTGCCAGTGAGTGGACATTTTCAAACTCAAATGCCTGTTTACAATTTTCAGCAGCCAATTTTTTCACAGTATGTTTACTATCAACCGGTCACTGCATACCCTTGCTTTCCTGATTTGAAGGTGCTTCCAGAAGTTCCTTGGACTTAA